In Aegilops tauschii subsp. strangulata cultivar AL8/78 chromosome 3, Aet v6.0, whole genome shotgun sequence, one genomic interval encodes:
- the LOC141042200 gene encoding uncharacterized protein: MEFWNAVGGRLRASLKGWGANLGRNDKVLRASLLDEIKRIDAEADARVFSEQECAHRYALEGQVEALLRVEEEYWRHRGGLKWTLKGDANTKYFHAYANEWRRKCAILRLQSDQGLLLRQEDISHHIYEFYINLMGSCEAQGRGLRANVWDPAQYVLERENDELGLAFLPEEIDAALMGMKSDTAPGPDGWLVAMFKRFCPILRGPIFDYSGGCL, from the coding sequence ATGGAGTTCTGGAACGCGGTCGGGGGCCGACTTCGGGCTAGCCTCAAGGGGTGGGGAGCCAACCTAGGGAGAAATGACAAAGTGCTTAGGGCTTCGCTCCTCGATGAGATTAAGAGGATTGATGCGGAGGCTGACGCTCGAGTCTTCTCAGAGCAGGAATGTGCTCATCGATATGCCCTCGAGGGGCAGGTCGAGGCTCTGCTGCGTGTGGAGGAAGAGTACTGGCGTCATCGTGGTGGTCTAAAATGGACACTTAAAGGCGATGCCAACACCAAGTACTTCCACGCCTACGCAAACGAGTGGCGTAGAAAATGTGCTATCCTCAGGTTGCAATCGGACCAAGGGCTCCTGCTGCGACAAGAGGATATCTCCCATCACATATATGAATTTTACATCAACTTGATGGGTTCTTGCGAGGCTCAGGGGAGAGGCCTTCGCGCGAACGTGTGGGATCCAGCCCAATACGTTCTGGAGAGGGAAAACGACGAGCTGGGGCTTGCTTTCCTCCCCGAAGAAATTGACGCTGCCCTAATGGGCATGAAGTCGGACACTGCCCCGGGACCGGATGGGTGGCTGGTGGCTATGTTCAAGCGCTTTTGTCCAATTCTTAGAGGGCCAATCTTTGACTACAGTGGAGGGTGCTTGTAG